A region of the Candidatus Kryptonium sp. genome:
TCGCTCTTGAACTCATCAAGCAGAAGAAACGGATCAAGATAATTTAGATAAGCAGAGCCAATGTATCTTCTCAACCTTACACCAGCCCCATCAACAACCTCTATACTCGGAATAATTTTGCTAACCTCACGATATTTTATTGTTTTCACAAACATATTGCACCTGTTGGTTATTTTGTAAATTTTTTCAAGTATTCAGCAAATTCTTTGACCGTTTGCTTATTAACGCTAAAGTAATGATATTGTCCTTCTTTTCGGACATTAACGAGCTCGCTTTCTTGCAAAAATCTCAAGTGATGCGATATCGTCGGCTGTTTCAATCCGATCTTCTCAGTTATCTCTTTACAACTTATCTCTTTTGATCTTGCTATTAACTCAAAAATTTTACATCTTGTTTCGTCTGAAAGTGCTTTTGCTATTTTTGAAATCTTTAATTTCATCATGTGCTTCTCCAATATACTTTGTGTTTTTTACCAAACTACAATCTCGCTTCATAAAGAAGCCAGCGTGGGCAAATCCAATTTCCAAAGGTTTGATAGATATATAGACAAACATCTATATAAATATAAACAAAAAACCGCCGCAAGTCAAGATCGGAAGTTTAAGTTTACTTTTCTTCAACCTTTGCTTGCCCGCTTACCTTATAGACTACATAGTTTTTCAGATCTTGATCTGCTTCAAATCCATAACCCTGAAGCACCTCGTTTGGCGAGGTTACTTTCACGAAGGCATCTGATCTTACCTTTTTTCTATCGTTGTCCCAAAACAACTTGCTCGTTTCAACCTTCGTCCCCTCGCTTGAAACCGCAATGATATTTCCATATGCCTCAAGATTTCTCGTTCTTTCAATCACCCGCCCACTATCAGCAATAAGGTAGGAAGTATGTTTACCATTTTCATCATAAAAATCAACCCTGAAACCCTGATTCAGAATAGTTATCTCCTGGTCTTGAAAAACCATGATATGATTTGCTTTAACGATTGCTCTGACCTTGCCCGAATCGCTGAAAATTATTGTAGCATCCCACGATTCTTGAGATGGGATTTGTTGATTAGGTAAGTTAATTATTGATGGTTTTAGTTTTTCCTCGCAAGACAAAAACAAGAAAGCAAGAAACGTGATGATCAAAAATTTAATTTTCATTGCTCAACTTCGTTATCTGTTTCGGATGAACTTAATCCCGCTTTGACAAGATCATGAATGTGTATCATCCCGATTGGTTTTTTTTCATCGTCAATTACCACAAGTTGAGTGATGTTGTAAGTCTCCATCTGTTGAAGCGCTGTCACTGCAAGAGCATCTTTTTTTATCGTCTTCGGATTTTTTGTCATCACATCGCCTGCGGTTAGAGCGAAGACATTTTCCGTTCGCTGAAGCAATCTTCTTAAATCCCCATCTGTAATAATCCCGACAAGTTTCCCCTCATCATTAACAACACAAGTTGCCCCAAGTCGTTTTGATGTCATCTCAATGATCGTCTCACGCATCGGCGTTGATATGTGAACGATTGGGACTTCATTACCTGTGACCATAAGTTCTTCAACTTTTAACAGCAATCTTTTTCCAAGATTTCCACCAGGATGGAAAAGAGCGAAATTTTCCTTGGTAAAGTTTCTCTTTTCAAGAAGTGCTATAGCAAGAGCATCTCCCATAGCAAGCGTTGCGGTTGTTGAAGCAGTTGGAGCTAAATTATACGGACAAGCCTCTTCTTTGACGCTAACATTTAAAACATAGTCAGAAACACGCGCAAGTTGAGAATTGAGATTACCGACCATTGAGATAATAGGCACACCAATTCGCTTAAATATCGGAATTAAACGAAGGACCTCAACCGTGTCCCCGCTTTTTGAAATACATATCACCACATCCTCCTTTCTAACCACACCTAGATCGCCATGAATCGCATCAACAGGATGAAGGTAAAGAGCAGGTGTCCCAGTAGAATTCAAAGTTGCAACTATCTTCCTTGCTATGATTCCAGATTTACCAACGCCTGTTATTATCACCCTTCCCTGCGAATTTAAGATCAACTCAACAACTTTCGCGAAATTTTCATCAATCCTCTTCTCAAGTTCAGCAACTGCTGATGCCTCAATTTGTATAACCCTCTTTCCAATTTCAATCACATCTTTTTCAATTACGGTTTGCTCTCTTTCCATAAAACTTCAAACTTTATTTTTTGGTTTTCCTTTTCAAGAAAGAAAACAATCCTTTTTTCTCCTTAACCTCTTCATAAGCCCCAACATCAACTTTTGCGAAAATTTTGCTATAATTTATGAAGGCATTGTTTATATCTGCATCCGAAAACCTGTCTATGTTCTCAAAAATAAAGTTAACATTTAATCCACCCGTTTTATCAATAATTTCTTTCCGTTGTCTTAATAACTCGTTGAAAAAGTTCGTGACAGGAATTATGTAATTTATTCCGGAGTCAATCTCGTGCAGCCAAATTTTCTTGTCCGATGGACTTATAACAAGTATCAAGTTATGCTCGGTTCTTGAAAAAATTTTCACCTCGCGGACAGGTTTCTCAGTACATGGTGAAACATCGCCAGGATTCCAATAAGCATAGCTCCACCTTCTTATCTCAGATACATTTTCCGGAATTGTATCTCCAAGCAGGTTAACTATATCAACCTGGATTTGATTTCTATGCTCTCTATGAATTGAAATTTGAATTCTTGCTTCTCTCATTTCAATTTGACCGAGTGAAATTATGGGTGTGAAAAATGTTTCTTCATCCGGTTTATCGTTTGGTTGTCCAAGGATCAAATTATCGGGTTCAAATCTACCATAACCTATGATCATCATCTCTTTTATCATTTCGCGATAGGCTCTGTATCCGGGCTTATCTTCGGGCAACATCCAAAGTATCCAGTTCCTCTCTCGCTCTGTTAAATCTCTTGGAAATTTTCCGTTGATATTCATTGAGAGTAAAATTTTGGTTTTCAGTTAAATGTAGCAAGACATCGCAAAAAATCAAAGTTGGAGAAATTTTAAACGATTTGACAATGATGAGTGGATTTAATATATTTTTTGAAAAAACGAAAAAGCGAAAATAAATGATTTTCAAGAAGAGAACGCACACCTGCGGTGAATTGAGAGCAAGTGATGTTGGAAAGATTGTCACGCTTAATGGTTGGGTTGATAGAAGAAGAGATCTTGGGGGATTAATTTTCGTTGATTTAAGAGATCGCTACGGAAAAACGCAAATTGTTTTCTCGCCTCAACATAGCCCAGAAGCATACCAAGTTGCGAAAGAATTGAAATCTGAATATGTAATTTCTGTGACAGGTAAGGTGGAAAGAAGACCAAAAGGAGCTGAAAATCCGCACCTTCCAACGGGAGAAATTGACATACTTGCCGATGAAGTGCAAATCTTGAGCAAATCAGAAACACCTCCTTTTCTAATTGAAGACGATATAAATGTTTCCGAAGAACTACGACTAAAATACAGATACCTTGATCTAAGAAGACCTTCAATGCAGGCGAACTTAATAACGAGACATAAAATGGCTCAAATCGTAAGAAAATATTTTGACGAAAACAATTTTCTTGAGATAGAAACATCTTTTCTCGTAAAAAGCACACCCGAAGGGGCAAGAGATTTCCTCGTCCCAAGCAGAATTCATCCTGGGAAATTTTACGCTCTCCCGCAATCGCCACAACTTTACAAACAAATTTTGATGGTCGCAGGCTTTGATAGATATTTTCAAATTGTAAAATGTTTTAGGGACGAAGATTTAAGAGCAGATAGACAACCCGAGTTCACCCAAATTGATGTTGAAATGTCATTTGTCACAGAAGAAGATGTTTTTAATATCGTTGAAGGGTTAATGGTGAAATTATTCAAAGAAATTAAAGGAATTGAAATTCAAACTCCATTTCCGAGAATCCCATATTCAGAAGCAATTCAAACCTATGGAACGGATAAACCTGATTTGAGATTTGATTTAAAAATTGTCAATGTGACGGATATCTTCAGAACGACAGAGTTTAAAGTGTTCAGGGAAGCGATAGAAAACGGCGCTGTTATATGCGGTTTAAATCTTCAAGGATGTGGAAACTATTCAAGGAAACAAATTGATGAACTTTCATCTCTTGCAAAAAGTTTCGGCGCTGGCGGACTTGTGCATTTCAAAGTTGAAAACGGGGAACTTGATTCACCAATTGCAAAATATGTCTCAAGGTTTTCGCTTCAGAGATTAAAAGAAAAAATGAATTCAAAAGATGGCGACTTGATAATCCTTGTTTCCGATAAACCAGAAAAAATTTATTCAATACTTGGGAATCTTCGCCTTGAGCTTGGAAGAAGGTTAAATTTAATTGATGAACAAGATTTTAAACTTGCTTGGATAGTTGATTTCCCACTGCTTGAATGGGATGAGGAGGAAAATCGCTGGGTTTCGGTTCATCATCCATTTACTTCTCCAAAACTTGAAGATATACATCTTCTTGACATAGATCCTGGGAAAGTTCGCGCAAGAGCGTATGACCTTGTGTTAAACGGAAATGAAGTGGCCGGAGGAAGCATAAGAATTCACGACGCAGAACTTCAACAGAAAATCTTTAAACTTCTTGGCATTTCGGAAGATGAAGCTAAGAAAAAGTTTGGCTTTTTAATTGAAGCGTTTAAATACGGACCGCCACCGCATGGAGGAATCGCCTTCGGGTTTGATCGCCTCGTCATGCTTTTCACGGGTATGAAATCAATTCGCGATGTGATCGCATTCCCTAAAACAAGCAGTGCGATCTCACTTATGGATGACGCCCCATCAGAAGTTGATCCAAAACAACTTGATGAACTTCACATCCAGATAAAGAGGGAAGATTGATGAAAAAATACTTCGGAATCCTCGTAAGCCACACTCACTGGGACAGAGCTTGGTACTGGCCATTCCAATTTCTTCGGGCAAGACTGATAGAAACAATTGATCAAATTATTGATGTCCTTGAAAAAGATGACAATTTTAAATGTTTTGTTCTTGATGGCCAAACCATCATAATTGAAGATTACCTTGAGGTAAAACCGGAAAACAAAGAAAAGATAAAAAAGCTTGTCAGCACCGGGAAACTGGTCATAGGTCCGTGGTATGTCTTAATGGATGAATTCCTTGAAAGCCCCGAAGCAATGATAAGAAATCTCATGCTTGGCAGAAAAATCGCAGATGAGTTTGGACAATTAATGAATGAAGGATATATTCCAGATTCATTTGGACACATTGCAAGCCTACCTAAAATTTTATCTGGATTCGGAATTCGTTCTGTAATTTTCACTCGTGGAATGGGAAAGGAATATGAAAAACTTGGCAATGAATTTTGGTGGGAAGCAAATGACGGTAGCAAAATACTCGCAATTTATCAAAGAAATGGATATTGGAATTGCTCCTGCCTCGGATTTGAATATGAATGGGGCGACTATAGATTTGATCAACCTGACTTCAACCTTGCGCTTGAAAAAGTGAAAAAAGAATTTAATTCTTTAAAAAAAGGCGCTAAAACAAAATATATCCTTCTAAATAACGGCACAGATCATGCCCCAATTCAACCTCAAATCCCGAGGATAATTAAATTCCTAAACCAAAATCTCACAGATTTTGAAGTAACTCAAGGAAGCTTTTCGGATTTTGTTAATTCAATCCTCAAATCAAATCCAAAACTTGAAACATTTAGAGGCGAGCTAAACAAAAATTATCATCACCTCATAGTCCAAAGCGTTTACTCAACGAGAATTTACTTAAAACATCAAAATTTCATCTGCCAAAATTTGCTAGAAAAATACGCTGAACCGCTAAGCGCATTTTTATTTACTCAAACTGGCGAGGATTATTCACCGCTTATTTGGACAGCTTGGAAAACGCTTCTCAAAAATCATCCACACGACGACATCTGCGGTTGCGGAATTGACGAAATCCATATGGATATGGAGGATAGGTTCAGGCAAGTAAAACAATTAGCACAATTTATAATTGAAGAAATGGCTTGCAAAATTTCATCAATGATCAACGCTGAAGAAGGTGCGGGAATGATTTTCGTTTATAATCCGCTTAACTTTGAGCGGAAAGAATTAATAAAAGCACAAGTTTTTATTGACGATGAAAACTTGATAGATGGTTTTATTTTGAAAGACGATGCGGGAAACGAAATTTACTTCAATTTTTCATCAAAAGGCAAAGAATTTAAAATGGGGATCCTAAAAGGCGGATTTAAAAATGTTTTTGAGATTGAATTTTTAGCTGTCCTCCCACCAACTGGATATAAAATTTTTCAATTGGTACCAGCGAAAAATAAAGACAGAAAACATAGGTCTTCAAAGTTGAAAACCAACGGCAGGAAGATTGAAAATGAGTTCTTTATAGTCACAGTTAATGACGACGGGACATTAAAAATCAAAGATAAAAGAAACGGAATAACTTACAATGCCCTTAATCTGTTTGAAGACGATGAAGATGCAGGAGACGAATACACTTATTCACGCTCCGAAAAAAGTCAGAAAATTACGAGCACGAACTTCAAACCTAAAATTTCACTCGTTGAAGATACGCCTTTTAAAGCAACGATAATGATAGAATACGATTTGAAACTCCCCAAATCTTTGGATTCTGACTTCAAATCAAGAAGCAGTGAAAAAACGATTTGCAATCTTAAAACTTTTATAACTTTATATGACGGCACTGAAAGAATTGATATAAGAACTGAATTTGAAAATAACGCACGAGACCACAGATTAAGAGTTTTGTTTCCAACAGGAATTAAATCTAAAACGCACTTTGCTGATGGGCATTTTGAAATCCTTGAAAGATTAAATCCATATCTTGACACTGAAGAACTGAACAAGAATGAAAAGCCTTATACAACAAGGCATCAAAATACTTTTGTCTGTCTGCACAATGGCAAGAACGGGCTTATGATCGCAAATCGCGGTTTGCCCGAATATGAAATTTTAGAATCCACGAAAGGGGACATAATAGCATTAACACTTTTGAGATCGGTTGGTCATCTTTCAAGAAAAAGCTTGCACCGAAATCAACAAGCAGGACCACAGATTCAAACGCCAGATGCTCAATGTTTAGGTAAACATATTTTTGAATATTCAATTATCCCAATTGCTGGTGATTTCTTTAAATCAAACGCATATCTCAAAGCCTTTTCATTTGCCTATCCCCCTCTTTCAGTTTTTAAAACAGAGTCATATCCCTACAAAAAAACTTTACCGCCTGTTTTGAGTTTAATTGAAACGGATTCAAAAAGTATGATCTTAAGCTCAATTAAAATTGCCGAGGATAAGGAAGGGATAGTCGTTAGATTTTACAATGTAAGAGATGCTACCGAAAAATTTAAATTAAAAACCTATCGCAGTTTCAAAATTTACAAAGCAGATTTGAAAGAAGACAAGATCAAAGAGATAAAAAGCAATGGAGATAAAGCATCGTTAACCGCCCGGAAGGGCGAAGTCTTAACTTTGTATTTTGCTATTTAACCAAAACTATCTTTATGCTTTTGTTGAAAGTTCCAGCAACGAGCCGACAGAAATAAACTCCTGATGTCACGATTTTTCCATTGTCGTCTTTGCCATCCCAAACAACTTTATGCTTTCCTGCGCCTTTTAAACCTTCAACAAGGGTTTTTACCTCCTGACCGAGCAAATTGTAAATTTTTAAACTTACCCACGAATCAAACGGCACATCAAACTCAATAGTTGTCTCTATGTTAAACGGATTTGGATAGTTTTGATAAAGTTCAAATTTTTTGGGAATTCCCTCATCCTCAGCAACGAAAACTGGGATAGTTGCAACTTCGTTTGAAGGATCACTTTCGTTGTGAAGTTTGTCAAACGCTGTCACGACAAAATAATAAGATTTGTTCGGATCACTAACTTGGACTGAATAACTTATTCTGTTTCCGGCAACAACTGCGACAAGATTTCTTATGTCCGAAATATCAACTGGCGAGGTTTCAGATCTGTAAATTGCATAATATCTAACTGTGTCATTGTCAGACGGAGGTTCAGGATTACTCCATATAAGTTCAAAAGTTCTGTCCGAAATCCTCCTTGCAATTAAATTCAAAGGTGGGTTAGGTCTTATGTTATCAATCCAAGGCATCGGCGGGATAAAAGCATAATACCTATATCTTGAATTTCTCAAACTATCAATCAATCCTTTCAAAAGCAATGATCTATATCTGAAAAATGTATTTCCTTCAACTCCAACTGCTCTGGAAGTATCTATTTGCGCAAGTATTTCTGAAGCGGGCCAGTTTCCAGAACCGGAATCCATTCTATAAGCTGCTGAACCAGCATAAATATGACGGCCATAACTGTTATTTTTCCAATCTCTAACAAGAACATTAAACTTTGGATTAGTTGCAATGTCCCAGTAGATCTGTGGTGAATGATAATCATGTTTACCTTCCATCAGCCATCTTCTTGAATCTTGATAAATTGAACAATATGCTTGCCATCCCGTTGCAACAGGTATTCCAGTTTGGCAAGAGCCGCAATTTTGACTATAAACATAAACACCGTTTGAATCACATATATTTTTATAAATTCCGATAGGAGCTGATCCAACTTTAACCCAAGGTTTTATTCGCTTTATGCTGTCATAAGCTGCTCTGACGAACTTATTTATATTTTCCCTTCTCCAGTCATCTTTGTTTGGATATTCAGTTGCATA
Encoded here:
- the aspS gene encoding aspartate--tRNA ligase — its product is MIFKKRTHTCGELRASDVGKIVTLNGWVDRRRDLGGLIFVDLRDRYGKTQIVFSPQHSPEAYQVAKELKSEYVISVTGKVERRPKGAENPHLPTGEIDILADEVQILSKSETPPFLIEDDINVSEELRLKYRYLDLRRPSMQANLITRHKMAQIVRKYFDENNFLEIETSFLVKSTPEGARDFLVPSRIHPGKFYALPQSPQLYKQILMVAGFDRYFQIVKCFRDEDLRADRQPEFTQIDVEMSFVTEEDVFNIVEGLMVKLFKEIKGIEIQTPFPRIPYSEAIQTYGTDKPDLRFDLKIVNVTDIFRTTEFKVFREAIENGAVICGLNLQGCGNYSRKQIDELSSLAKSFGAGGLVHFKVENGELDSPIAKYVSRFSLQRLKEKMNSKDGDLIILVSDKPEKIYSILGNLRLELGRRLNLIDEQDFKLAWIVDFPLLEWDEEENRWVSVHHPFTSPKLEDIHLLDIDPGKVRARAYDLVLNGNEVAGGSIRIHDAELQQKIFKLLGISEDEAKKKFGFLIEAFKYGPPPHGGIAFGFDRLVMLFTGMKSIRDVIAFPKTSSAISLMDDAPSEVDPKQLDELHIQIKRED
- the lptC gene encoding LPS export ABC transporter periplasmic protein LptC gives rise to the protein MKIKFLIITFLAFLFLSCEEKLKPSIINLPNQQIPSQESWDATIIFSDSGKVRAIVKANHIMVFQDQEITILNQGFRVDFYDENGKHTSYLIADSGRVIERTRNLEAYGNIIAVSSEGTKVETSKLFWDNDRKKVRSDAFVKVTSPNEVLQGYGFEADQDLKNYVVYKVSGQAKVEEK
- a CDS encoding family 10 glycosylhydrolase; the protein is MRKVLIILLSIFASANLFAQVYPKREARAVWLTTVYGLDWPTAKATSSSGIQQQKNELIQILDNLKSANFNIVVMQVRARGDLIYPSQYEPWATSLTGTLGRNPGYDPLKFAIEETHKRGMEFHAWWNVVKVKDDSTLPPTTNPPHVVLRHPDYAKYYRPNNEWWMDMGKPEVRNYLLNVLMELVRNYDIDGIHFDFIRYPNPDYPDSSTYAPYATEYPNKDDWRRENINKFVRAAYDSIKRIKPWVKVGSAPIGIYKNICDSNGVYVYSQNCGSCQTGIPVATGWQAYCSIYQDSRRWLMEGKHDYHSPQIYWDIATNPKFNVLVRDWKNNSYGRHIYAGSAAYRMDSGSGNWPASEILAQIDTSRAVGVEGNTFFRYRSLLLKGLIDSLRNSRYRYYAFIPPMPWIDNIRPNPPLNLIARRISDRTFELIWSNPEPPSDNDTVRYYAIYRSETSPVDISDIRNLVAVVAGNRISYSVQVSDPNKSYYFVVTAFDKLHNESDPSNEVATIPVFVAEDEGIPKKFELYQNYPNPFNIETTIEFDVPFDSWVSLKIYNLLGQEVKTLVEGLKGAGKHKVVWDGKDDNGKIVTSGVYFCRLVAGTFNKSIKIVLVK
- a CDS encoding metalloregulator ArsR/SmtB family transcription factor; this translates as MKLKISKIAKALSDETRCKIFELIARSKEISCKEITEKIGLKQPTISHHLRFLQESELVNVRKEGQYHYFSVNKQTVKEFAEYLKKFTK
- a CDS encoding KpsF/GutQ family sugar-phosphate isomerase, which codes for MEREQTVIEKDVIEIGKRVIQIEASAVAELEKRIDENFAKVVELILNSQGRVIITGVGKSGIIARKIVATLNSTGTPALYLHPVDAIHGDLGVVRKEDVVICISKSGDTVEVLRLIPIFKRIGVPIISMVGNLNSQLARVSDYVLNVSVKEEACPYNLAPTASTTATLAMGDALAIALLEKRNFTKENFALFHPGGNLGKRLLLKVEELMVTGNEVPIVHISTPMRETIIEMTSKRLGATCVVNDEGKLVGIITDGDLRRLLQRTENVFALTAGDVMTKNPKTIKKDALAVTALQQMETYNITQLVVIDDEKKPIGMIHIHDLVKAGLSSSETDNEVEQ
- a CDS encoding glycosyl hydrolase-related protein; amino-acid sequence: MKKYFGILVSHTHWDRAWYWPFQFLRARLIETIDQIIDVLEKDDNFKCFVLDGQTIIIEDYLEVKPENKEKIKKLVSTGKLVIGPWYVLMDEFLESPEAMIRNLMLGRKIADEFGQLMNEGYIPDSFGHIASLPKILSGFGIRSVIFTRGMGKEYEKLGNEFWWEANDGSKILAIYQRNGYWNCSCLGFEYEWGDYRFDQPDFNLALEKVKKEFNSLKKGAKTKYILLNNGTDHAPIQPQIPRIIKFLNQNLTDFEVTQGSFSDFVNSILKSNPKLETFRGELNKNYHHLIVQSVYSTRIYLKHQNFICQNLLEKYAEPLSAFLFTQTGEDYSPLIWTAWKTLLKNHPHDDICGCGIDEIHMDMEDRFRQVKQLAQFIIEEMACKISSMINAEEGAGMIFVYNPLNFERKELIKAQVFIDDENLIDGFILKDDAGNEIYFNFSSKGKEFKMGILKGGFKNVFEIEFLAVLPPTGYKIFQLVPAKNKDRKHRSSKLKTNGRKIENEFFIVTVNDDGTLKIKDKRNGITYNALNLFEDDEDAGDEYTYSRSEKSQKITSTNFKPKISLVEDTPFKATIMIEYDLKLPKSLDSDFKSRSSEKTICNLKTFITLYDGTERIDIRTEFENNARDHRLRVLFPTGIKSKTHFADGHFEILERLNPYLDTEELNKNEKPYTTRHQNTFVCLHNGKNGLMIANRGLPEYEILESTKGDIIALTLLRSVGHLSRKSLHRNQQAGPQIQTPDAQCLGKHIFEYSIIPIAGDFFKSNAYLKAFSFAYPPLSVFKTESYPYKKTLPPVLSLIETDSKSMILSSIKIAEDKEGIVVRFYNVRDATEKFKLKTYRSFKIYKADLKEDKIKEIKSNGDKASLTARKGEVLTLYFAI